The following proteins are co-located in the Deltaproteobacteria bacterium genome:
- a CDS encoding heme lyase CcmF/NrfE family subunit, with protein sequence MHVVAFACLLLALVVASFGGLAAAWSFKTGSPGFDRRARMAQAAVAGFILVACAILFRALMVRDFSYEYVHGYTDTFLPFFYLVTAFWAGQSGSFLFWTAAIAVMGVFVAMGSGLDRAPVRVKAAFWLFFFLAQALFLLILTGPSNPFLRLSPVPLQGNGMNPLLQNPGMIFHPPLLFIGYAGFTIPCCLAAAFSLGGRSNDWISVGRNWILISWIFLTAGIILGAWWSYMELGWGGYWAWDPVENASLVPWLAGTALVHTAVVGRAKGALGKTNVFLAGLTFLMCIFATFVVRSGFIDSLHAFGGGGVATPLLASMALILLLILAVTFAKSEGPGPSIGDLASRQGMMLVAAWIFLALGGIVVLGILWPNISSLWSASPMGLDAKFYNRVCLPPFVLLSLLLAFCPWFSWRDGLTSRRGALVSAAVLVLCLAGLWWMGIRIPLALVGAAAGLTVVFSSLAVFFVDHSARSSRKLWGALGVHLGLGLVVLGIAISGPYKAEKEVILTKGGTVDIGSFSILYRSFDDRETESMALVEAELLVAKGDRPVGILKPQKRLYRNFDQSFAEVSVIPSLGDEIYATLLAFDQDLNVSLKLSLNPLVNWIWIGGTIMCLAGFIGLGRTRRNGGGGEGDRS encoded by the coding sequence ATGCATGTCGTCGCTTTTGCCTGCCTCCTGCTCGCTCTTGTCGTCGCCTCTTTCGGAGGGCTGGCTGCGGCCTGGTCCTTCAAGACCGGATCTCCCGGTTTCGACCGCCGGGCCCGAATGGCCCAGGCTGCCGTGGCAGGCTTCATCCTCGTCGCCTGTGCCATTCTTTTTCGGGCACTCATGGTTCGAGATTTTTCCTACGAATATGTCCACGGATACACGGACACCTTTCTGCCATTTTTCTATCTGGTCACGGCCTTCTGGGCCGGACAGAGCGGATCGTTCCTGTTCTGGACTGCGGCCATCGCCGTTATGGGCGTTTTCGTGGCCATGGGATCGGGCCTGGACAGAGCCCCGGTCAGGGTCAAAGCAGCCTTCTGGCTCTTCTTCTTCCTGGCTCAGGCCTTGTTTCTCCTCATCTTGACAGGTCCGAGCAACCCATTCCTCAGGCTATCTCCGGTTCCCCTCCAAGGGAACGGCATGAATCCGCTCCTTCAGAATCCGGGCATGATCTTCCATCCCCCTTTGCTGTTCATCGGCTATGCCGGGTTCACCATCCCCTGCTGCCTGGCCGCGGCCTTCAGCCTGGGCGGTCGTTCCAACGACTGGATCTCCGTCGGTCGAAATTGGATCTTGATCTCCTGGATCTTTCTGACCGCCGGCATCATCCTTGGGGCCTGGTGGTCGTACATGGAGCTCGGCTGGGGCGGATACTGGGCTTGGGATCCGGTGGAGAACGCCTCCCTCGTCCCTTGGCTGGCCGGAACGGCCCTGGTCCACACGGCGGTCGTCGGACGGGCCAAGGGGGCCCTGGGCAAGACCAACGTCTTTTTGGCCGGACTGACCTTCCTCATGTGTATTTTCGCTACCTTTGTCGTTCGTAGCGGGTTCATCGACTCGCTCCACGCCTTTGGCGGTGGAGGGGTGGCCACTCCGCTGCTCGCGTCCATGGCCCTTATCCTGCTTCTGATCCTGGCGGTCACCTTCGCCAAAAGCGAAGGGCCCGGGCCGTCCATTGGGGACCTGGCCAGCAGGCAGGGAATGATGCTCGTGGCGGCCTGGATCTTTCTGGCCCTGGGCGGGATCGTCGTGCTCGGGATACTCTGGCCGAATATTTCGAGTCTGTGGAGCGCGAGTCCCATGGGCCTGGATGCCAAGTTCTACAACCGGGTCTGCCTGCCTCCGTTCGTTTTATTGTCCCTTTTGCTGGCCTTCTGCCCCTGGTTCTCCTGGCGGGACGGACTCACATCACGCCGGGGCGCCTTGGTCTCGGCGGCCGTTCTGGTCTTGTGCCTTGCCGGGCTGTGGTGGATGGGGATCAGAATCCCCCTGGCCCTTGTCGGGGCGGCCGCCGGACTAACCGTGGTCTTCAGCTCTTTGGCCGTCTTTTTTGTCGACCATAGCGCCCGATCGTCCCGCAAGTTGTGGGGGGCTCTCGGAGTCCATCTCGGCTTGGGACTGGTCGTCCTGGGCATCGCCATATCCGGACCCTACAAGGCCGAGAAGGAGGTCATCCTGACCAAGGGCGGAACCGTGGATATCGGATCCTTCAGCATCCTCTACCGGAGCTTCGACGATCGGGAAACCGAGTCCATGGCCCTGGTCGAAGCCGAACTCCTGGTGGCCAAAGGCGACAGGCCCGTCGGAATTCTCAAACCCCAGAAACGGCTGTATCGAAATTTCGACCAGAGTTTCGCCGAGGTTTCGGTCATCCCTTCCCTGGGCGACGAAATCTACGCCACGCTCCTGGCCTTTGACCAGGATCTCAACGTCAGCCTCAAGCTGAGCCTGAACCCTCTGGTGAACTGGATCTGGATCGGCGGGACCATCATGTGTCTGGCCGGATTCATCGGTCTGGGCCGCACAAGGCGAAACGGCGGGGGAGGGGAGGGCGACCGTTCATGA
- a CDS encoding cytochrome c maturation protein CcmE: MKTRKNQRGLFITAFLLIGGGIVFLVFTGLRQDSVYFLNVSEALAMETSTISQARLFGTVAGDGIDTAAGGLGVDFNLVDKVDASKSLRVSYRGAIPDTFKPGVEVIVEGGFDPGTGRFQAGTLLTKCPSKYTKNIEES, from the coding sequence ATGAAGACTCGAAAGAACCAACGCGGGCTTTTCATCACGGCCTTCCTGCTCATCGGAGGCGGCATCGTCTTTCTCGTTTTTACAGGACTAAGGCAGGACTCTGTCTATTTTCTAAACGTTTCCGAGGCGTTGGCCATGGAAACTTCGACCATCTCCCAAGCCCGCCTCTTCGGAACTGTGGCCGGGGACGGGATCGACACAGCCGCCGGTGGCCTGGGAGTAGATTTCAATCTGGTGGACAAAGTCGATGCCTCCAAATCTCTGCGAGTCTCTTATCGGGGGGCGATACCTGATACCTTTAAACCCGGGGTGGAGGTCATCGTCGAGGGCGGGTTCGATCCGGGTACGGGTCGCTTCCAGGCCGGAACCCTGCTGACCAAGTGTCCTTCCAAATACACCAAGAACATCGAAGAGTCCTGA
- a CDS encoding HlyC/CorC family transporter produces the protein MTPLLVVVFLTLFISFLCSLAEAVLYSVSLSHLETLKNSGRKSGRIFFELRRNVDRPITAILTLNTLSHTAGAAVSGAMAVEFFGHEHLFLFSLIFTAFILFFSEILPKVMGVTYNRKLAIILARPLQWLVILSIPVIWISRFLISFMHKHQAEHTVSEEDLLAQISLTHKAGHIDPREALSMRNILSLDKKIVRDVMTPRMVIFSLPANITVFQARADKSVWPNSRIPVYDDEDPEDIVGLVYRREVLEALANDENDKTLSDLMKPVRFVIETLTLDKLLVDFLESRQHLFVVLDEYGGVAGVVTLEDVLEEILGNEIVDETDEFVDMRELARKRRRSLTAGGESSSLD, from the coding sequence ATGACACCACTTCTTGTTGTCGTTTTTCTGACTCTTTTCATTTCCTTTTTGTGTTCCCTGGCCGAAGCCGTGCTCTATTCGGTCAGCTTGAGCCATCTCGAGACTCTCAAGAATTCCGGTCGAAAGTCGGGCCGTATTTTTTTTGAGCTGCGTCGAAATGTGGACAGGCCCATCACAGCCATCCTGACCCTGAACACTCTTTCCCATACAGCCGGAGCCGCCGTGTCCGGAGCTATGGCCGTGGAGTTTTTCGGACACGAACATCTTTTTCTTTTTTCATTGATTTTCACTGCCTTTATTCTATTTTTTTCCGAAATTCTTCCCAAAGTCATGGGAGTGACCTATAATCGGAAGCTGGCCATTATTTTGGCCAGGCCTCTCCAATGGCTTGTCATTCTTTCAATTCCGGTTATCTGGATTTCCAGATTCCTGATCAGTTTTATGCACAAACACCAAGCCGAGCATACCGTTTCCGAAGAGGATCTCCTGGCCCAGATCAGTCTAACCCACAAGGCCGGGCATATCGACCCCCGGGAAGCCCTGTCCATGCGAAATATCCTCAGCCTGGACAAAAAGATCGTTCGAGACGTCATGACCCCCAGGATGGTGATTTTTTCTCTGCCCGCCAACATCACCGTATTCCAGGCCCGGGCCGACAAGAGCGTCTGGCCCAACAGCCGGATTCCGGTCTATGATGACGAGGACCCGGAGGACATTGTCGGGCTGGTCTACCGACGGGAGGTCCTCGAGGCTTTGGCCAATGATGAAAACGACAAGACATTGTCCGATCTCATGAAGCCGGTCCGTTTCGTGATTGAGACTCTGACCCTGGACAAGCTTTTGGTCGATTTTCTGGAATCCCGCCAACATCTTTTTGTCGTTCTGGACGAATACGGCGGCGTGGCCGGAGTAGTGACCCTGGAGGACGTTCTGGAAGAAATTCTGGGCAACGAGATCGTGGACGAAACCGACGAGTTCGTGGATATGCGGGAACTGGCCCGAAAACGCCGTAGGAGCTTGACTGCCGGAGGCGAGTCCAGTAGCCTTGATTAA